A single window of Thalassomonas viridans DNA harbors:
- a CDS encoding FliA/WhiG family RNA polymerase sigma factor produces MNQSLAWKENSEDLTLPCQEEEQLLIKYLYLVKRAVSHLRSQVSTLQSYEDLIQIGTMGLLEAIRRYGSEPDDVFEGYAFKRIRGAILDELRRQDWRPRQARQQAHKLNRARRNLLKELGREPSEEELAAHLEVDLKQVQAMEFDNVAEEMHSLDELLQVDSNVLSYDSSTDNSEMKQALAQTLALLDKREQLLLTLYYQYELNMKEIALTLKITESRVCQLHKLAIKHLHTLLAQQL; encoded by the coding sequence GTGAATCAGAGCCTTGCCTGGAAAGAAAACAGCGAAGATCTGACGCTACCCTGTCAGGAAGAAGAGCAGCTGCTGATCAAATACCTGTATCTGGTAAAAAGGGCCGTCAGCCATTTGCGCAGCCAGGTCAGTACTTTGCAGTCATACGAAGATCTGATCCAGATAGGCACCATGGGCCTGCTCGAAGCCATCCGCCGCTACGGCAGTGAGCCCGACGATGTCTTCGAAGGTTATGCCTTTAAACGTATCCGCGGCGCAATTTTGGATGAACTACGCCGCCAGGACTGGCGACCGCGCCAGGCCAGGCAACAGGCCCACAAGCTGAACCGGGCCCGCCGCAACCTGTTAAAAGAGCTGGGACGCGAGCCAAGCGAAGAAGAGCTGGCGGCGCACCTTGAAGTAGACCTGAAACAGGTACAGGCAATGGAGTTCGACAATGTTGCCGAAGAGATGCACAGCCTGGACGAGCTGCTGCAGGTGGACAGCAATGTTTTGTCCTACGACTCCAGCACCGACAACAGCGAAATGAAACAGGCGCTGGCGCAAACCCTGGCGCTGCTGGATAAAAGAGAACAGCTGTTACTTACCCTGTATTACCAATATGAACTGAACATGAAAGAAATCGCCCTGACCCTGAAAATCACCGAATCCCGGGTTTGCCAGCTGCACAAACTGGCAATTAAACATCTTCACACTCTGCTGGCACAGCAGCTCTAA